In the genome of Magnolia sinica isolate HGM2019 chromosome 2, MsV1, whole genome shotgun sequence, one region contains:
- the LOC131237636 gene encoding transcription factor MYB62-like, with translation MSTTITKRGCKEGEDIELRRGPWTIEEDNLLIHYIACHGEGRWNLLAKCAGLKRTGKSCRLRWLNYLKPDVKRGNLSPEEQLLILELHSKWGNRWSKIAQHLPGRTDNEIKNFWRTRVQKQARQLKIDANSSRFRDTIRCFWMPRLLQKMESASSMETLNSSSTLLNTVHQASPPESQSTSYQVALSNACNEESFSEDCSPSISSDSMNIYSLTQISEFPASPHDLGNLDHNLFSKGYYVDNIYGLEALNPPSTSAAGFNCPIYDCSTAEIDWVGDMGDSLWTMDEWSQFRKLR, from the exons ATGTCTACTACTATTACTAAGAGAGGGTGCAAAGAAGGAGAGGACATTGAGCTAAGAAGAGGACCATGGACAATTGAAGAAGACAATCTCCTCATACACTACATTGCATGTCATGGTGAAGGTCGTTGGAATCTATTAGCCAAATGTGCAG GATTGAAGAGAACTGGCAAGAGTTGTAGATTGAGATGGTTGAATTACTTGAAACCTGATGTGAAGCGTGGGAACCTTAGCCCCGAAGAACAGCTCTTGATTCTTGAACTCCATTCCAAGTGGGGGAACAG GTGGTCTAAGATTGCACAACATCTCCCTGGTAGAACAGACAATGAAATCAAGAACTTTTGGCGAACAAGGGTGCAAAAACAAGCACGCCAACTGAAGATCGATGCCAACAGCTCCAGGTTTCGGGACACAATCCGCTGCTTCTGGATGCCAAGATTGCTTCAAAAGATGGAATCTGCTTCATCCATGGAAACCCTAAATTCATCTTCCACTCTACTCAACACAGTCCATCAGGCATCACCACCAGAATCCCAAAGCACAAGTTACCAAGTTGCACTAAGCAATGCCTGCAATGAGGAATCCTTCTCTGAGGATTGCAGCCCAAGCATCTCTTCAGATTCCATGAACATTTACTCCCTCACTCAAATTTCAGAATTCCCAGCAAGTCCTCATGACTTGGGCAATCTTGACCACAACCTATTTTCAAAGGGTTACTATGTTGACAACATCTATGGCTTAGAGGCCTTAAACCCACCTTCCACATCAGCAGCAGGCTTCAACTGTCCAATCTATGATTGTTCAACGGCTGAGATTGATTGGGTTGGTGACATGGGAGATAGTCTATGGACCATGGATGAGTGGTCGCAGTTCAGAAAGCTTAGGTAG